CGATGTTGAGAGCGTCGGGTCCTTCGGCGCCGCTGCCGTCGGACGGTGACGGAGACGTTCCGCCGCTGCAACTGGTGAGCGCGAGGGTCGCGGCCACTGCTGCGGCGAGCGCGAGGGGCATTCGTTTCATGGTTCCTTCTCTCGGATGCAGGGAGGGTGAAGAAGGGTTCGAAGAGCCGCTGGCCGGAGAGCCGGATCCGACGCCACTTCGATGTGTCGTGCTGTTTAGTCTACATGCGTGGAAAAAGAGCGCAACAGCGATCTTCGCCCGACGACCCAGCGATCATGCCTCCCGACGCACCCGGCTTGTCCGAGCGCGCAGGACTCGTCGGCGAGGACGGGTCTGGCGCTGCTCAGGCGGCGATGTCGAACCGTGCGCGGCCGCCGAGGCGGGGTGTGCGGGTGGGATCGACGCACCGGGGCGGTGTGAACCAGACCCGGGCCGCGATACCCGTGCCGTCGATGTGGATGTCCCACCCGTTGTCGTGGATGCGGTGATGACACGTCTCGCAGAGCAGGACCCCGTTGGCGAGATCGGTGGGCCCGTGATCGCGTTGCCACCAGCGGATGTGGTGGGCTCTCGTCATCTCGGGCGGGAGCCCGCACATCGCACACCCGCCATCCCGTTCCACGAGCGCCAGGCGTTGCGCCCGGGTGAAGAGGCGTTTCTCCCGACCCCAGTCGAGCATCTCGCTGCGCTCGCCCATGACCCACGGGATGATCCCTCCCCCGGCAGCCATCCGCCGCGCGGCGCCCACACCGACTCGCTGGTCAAGGCCGTCCACGGTCGCTGATCCGGCCCCGGACTGCAGATCATCCAGGGTGAGCCGGACGATCACGGTCGCCCCGGCAAGCGGCATCCGCGATTCGCATCCCAGGATGTGCGCGCAGAACGCGGCCAGGGCATCGGCCTGAATTATCGCCACTGTGCGGCGATCCGCATCCGCCGCCTCCGCATCGGGGGCATCCTTCCGGGCAGCGAACGCCGCCGACACGAACCCGCGGATCGCGGTCACCACCGGTGCCGCGGTCTCCGCATCGAGCACCGCACTGAGGTGCACCATCCCATCGCGTTCGAAGATCTTCAGCGCCCGCTTCGCCCGCTTCTCATCCTCCTTCGGCTGCACACCATCGGGATCCAACCAGGCCTCAGCCCGAGTGATCAGCTTCCGCAGCTCATCCAACCCCAACCCGACCGCACGCTCCGCAAGCAGCGTTTCCGCCTCGAGGATCCGTTCCGTCCCCGCCACGACGCGGCACCGGTCCAACAACGCGATGATCAGCCCCGCGGCCGCCACACCAATGACCCCAGCAGCCAACGCTGCCCGCAACACCTCGTACCGGGCGGGCAACCGTGCCCCCAACAGGTCTGTGCGGGGTGCGGTAGCCTGCCCCACCGTCACCAACCGCGACGCATCACCCGACGAGATTCCGGTGGTCGCGGCGATCAGCTTCGCCGCCGTCCGGAACCCGTACTCCTTCGCCAGGCTCCCCGCCCCGAGCTCTCGCCGCGACTCGTGCGCGATCCCGGCGGCGACGTCGGCGTGCACAGCATCCGCGCATCGCTGCAGCGCCCCGAGAGCGTCGTTCACGGCGATGAGCTGCTCCCGCGACAACCCCATCGCGTCATCCGCGCCCGCCCACGCCACATCGAGACGGGCGACCGCCTGATGCAATCCGGTGAGCTTCGACATACCCCGATTCTACGGTGCGTACACTCTATATTCGAAGCTATGTTCGAAGTGAATGCTGATAGATCGGCATACTGCGCCACCACCGCACGCCCCGCGGGAATCCCCCGAGCTCCGGACTCGTTCTCCCCCTCGGACGCTCCACGAAAGGCGCACGATGACCCCTCACCCCCGCGGTTCGGCCTGGCCGCCGCTGCTGGTCGCCATCGCCCTCGAAGTGTCGGCCACACTCGCCCTGCGCGCAGCTGAGGGCTTCACGCATCCGCTCTGGCTCATCCTGGTGGCCATCGGCTACAGCGGCTCGCTCTGGCTGCTGTCGATCGTGCTGGATCGCGGGATGCCGGTCGGCGTCGCCTACGGGATCTGGTCGGCGATCGGCGTGGTGCTCACCGCGGTCCTCGGAACGGTTCTGTTCGGCGAGCTGCTCGGCCCGGTGCAGATCGTCGGCGTCGGGGTGATCGTGGTCGGAGTGCTGCTGGTCGAGCTCGGATCCCACGCACGCGACGGCGCAGGGGCGGCGTCATGACCTGGCTGCTGCTCGCCCTCGCGATCGCGAGCGAGGTCACCGCGACTCTGAGCCTGCGCGCATCAGAGGGACTGCGTCGCAAGCGCTGGATCCCCGTGATCGTCGTGGGCTACCTCGCCGCATTCACCCTGCTCGGCGCGATCCTCGCGATGGGGATGCCGGTGGGCGTGGCCTACGGCGTCTGGGCCGCCGCCGGCGTGGCCCTCACCGCGGTGCTCGGTCGCGTCATCTTCAAGGATCACTTCTCCGCCATGATGGCGATCGGGGTCGCCCTGATCGCGGTCGGGGTGGCTCTCATCGAATTCGGCGGCGCCCACTGACGCAGGCCGGCCGACCCGCGCGACGTCCGCCGCCGGGTCACCACACCCCGTCGGCCCTCACCTCCCGGTCGACCCAGCATCCGGCGAGCGCGGCCCGGACCTCCGCGCCGTGATCGC
This genomic interval from Microbacterium sp. LWH11-1.2 contains the following:
- a CDS encoding DUF222 domain-containing protein encodes the protein MNDALGALQRCADAVHADVAAGIAHESRRELGAGSLAKEYGFRTAAKLIAATTGISSGDASRLVTVGQATAPRTDLLGARLPARYEVLRAALAAGVIGVAAAGLIIALLDRCRVVAGTERILEAETLLAERAVGLGLDELRKLITRAEAWLDPDGVQPKEDEKRAKRALKIFERDGMVHLSAVLDAETAAPVVTAIRGFVSAAFAARKDAPDAEAADADRRTVAIIQADALAAFCAHILGCESRMPLAGATVIVRLTLDDLQSGAGSATVDGLDQRVGVGAARRMAAGGGIIPWVMGERSEMLDWGREKRLFTRAQRLALVERDGGCAMCGLPPEMTRAHHIRWWQRDHGPTDLANGVLLCETCHHRIHDNGWDIHIDGTGIAARVWFTPPRCVDPTRTPRLGGRARFDIAA
- a CDS encoding multidrug efflux SMR transporter, which codes for MTPHPRGSAWPPLLVAIALEVSATLALRAAEGFTHPLWLILVAIGYSGSLWLLSIVLDRGMPVGVAYGIWSAIGVVLTAVLGTVLFGELLGPVQIVGVGVIVVGVLLVELGSHARDGAGAAS
- a CDS encoding SMR family transporter codes for the protein MTWLLLALAIASEVTATLSLRASEGLRRKRWIPVIVVGYLAAFTLLGAILAMGMPVGVAYGVWAAAGVALTAVLGRVIFKDHFSAMMAIGVALIAVGVALIEFGGAH